A single genomic interval of Littorina saxatilis isolate snail1 linkage group LG17, US_GU_Lsax_2.0, whole genome shotgun sequence harbors:
- the LOC138952298 gene encoding tight junction-associated protein 1-like encodes MAVPVRERVHRRSGSEATLMAGVCKDCGCMCHKGSVISSNLDLHEQIEALRSQLQRSQASLGQVDRELMEGRQLMDMELTKTREELVRLRDRYDRLMDSHKKMQKLNNNLEDKLLKLVQSSEAEKTALQEQLSDLTTRLQDARAYITELEEENEKYRSDCNTAVQMLQCKPSSFVGQRLTALPVDLQERVRKHMTREQQMLSQKAEEERLVRVPIPTFPPTAMVFSVDPRHNGNAGAPSNTMDLKDTVPMSLIARVLTQGPSKRNTMRTFMCVNCRRDVLVADKGTQANLLMDHSIVVEHIPSNGVHHGTSAKLYRTDSTDAAT; translated from the exons GATTGTGGCTGTATGTGCCACAAGGGATCTGTGATATCTTCCAA CTTGGACCTTCACGAACAAATCGAGGCTCTCCGCAGTCAGCTACAGCGCAGTCAGGCCAGCCTGGGTCAAGTGGACAGAGAGCTGATGGAAGGCCGCCAGCTGATGGACATGGAGCTGACCAAGACGCGCGAGGAGCTGGTCAGGCTGCGAGACCGCTATGACCGCCTGATGGACAGCCACAAGAAGATGCAAAAGCTCAACAACAACTTGGAGGACAAGCTTCTCAAACTG GTGCAATCATCAGAAGCAGAGAAGACGGCATTACAGGAGCAGCTGTCTGATCTGACCACCCGTCTCCAGGATGCACGAGCATATATCACAGAGCTGGAGGAAGAAAAT GAAAAGTACCGAAGTGACTGCAACACGGCTGTCCAGATGTTACAGTGTAAACCCTCCAGTTTTGTTGGCCAGAGACTGACCGCT CTTCCAGTAGACCTGCAGGAGAGGGTGCGAAAACACATGACAAGAGAGCAGCAGATGCTGTCCCAGAAGGCCGAGGAAGAGCGACTTGTACGTGTGCCGATTCCAACATTCCCTCCGACCGCCATGGTCTTTTCCGTCGACCCGAGGCACAACGGAAACGCAGGCGCTCCATCGAACACCATGGACCTCAAAGACACTGTGCCCATGTCGCTGATAGCGCGCGTGTTGACTCAGGGCCCGTCGAAACGCAACACCATGAGAACGTTCATGTGTGTAAACTGTCGTCGTGACGTGTTGGTGGCCGACAAAGGCACACAGGCTAACTTGTTGATGGACCACAGCATTGTTGTGGAGCACATTCCTTCCAACGGCGTGCATCATGGAACGTCGGCCAAGCTCTATCGTACGGACTCCACTGACGCCGCAACATAG